A genomic stretch from Nocardia wallacei includes:
- a CDS encoding S1 family peptidase has product MESGNAGAGRPGATAVRVFSVSGEVVGAGFVVGPGLVATCAHVIADANGADPEDERIPAGPIEIDFPLLRSGKRSIARVRRWVPIDAAGGGDIAVLDVAAAGSPAAPPFWRADEPWGREFRMLGFPEEHDDGVWVSGEFRAPQGSGWLQLQAATGGQPITAGFSGAAVWDSSSAAVVGMAVASDRRRYTRTAFMIPIAEVLGTDPTLLPNPYRGLERFDEHDAHLFYGRDADIERVLAAAARRAVVAVAGPSGTGKSSLVSAGVIPRLREQGLHIAALRLAGDPAPAGAAPSASTTPADRQDGLSMAVAEIIEHGVSHPDTSSESVADLVVRVPPQGLVVFPDQFEDLAATAPERARAVLRWLVEFTEAADRAGKRVRVVLTLRWEALNELVDDELARLLDGATVALAPMGRAQLREVIRGPAGHAPGVEVDADLVERLVEDTVSEPGGLPLLESMLTELWEHRGGGRLALADYERAGRAGGSITRRAERALAQFTDPGSAAEAWRLLLMLATPTRSGGFVRAVASLSDFPELRDIAGRLARDRLVVVGRRPDGTETAELAHQALVDNWPRLRERLERDRDFRSWQRHLEDERLKWEAGQRDSGALLRGSALSTAEEWLAARTADIPQADRRYLEASRRLRRREVRRLRAGIAVVAVLALVAATTAVVAYRSGRQRAEQLRLSAGISLAQESIRIADRDPIKALQYAQAAERNAPGRPESEAALLRQQVSWSGVASVTPIPWGDPDVFSTDRAGTVFLLVGKDRSATIWTDVLTGDPRPWSLPIPASTTITAGAVSADGSRVALITGSGEITMWLPHSRRGPIAVRAPDGATSAFSTMGKFSADGSRLVVTYDPDRAENSRANRPDRIEVYDTSGPQPSRLAAYSSQTPTDWIPRYVDRSTVWFREQSLASGASNVVRDIATGAVVRSLPSGKPGSSDAVFGCTVEPAADTAADFVVSDPVSGEERTRLRVPSTVCDTVGADRSGRYAVMTDLEAGDAFGLSYVIDLRSGEVFRFQQLPATSKDGYFIRPTPEGVEVDVIYPTGLLRYRPIARVDDLSQFREPIPTNIIWAPGGHTALALYPMAAGKRRLDVIQLRPDQTRKSRAVIGTGPGELDLGDGDIAFAFSRDGRYLFAVGQTDELRVYETQDLRLVRTMALPVPAELGADVPRTGKDLMVNDTDPDEVVAFHAGIVTRWRPSDGVLLGNPIRVFEDAGELRMLAEIGKAVRRSDRTDQVVVTSPEGLAVWDLRDGRRLRRWRRDAITPVQSLLFPAGKPEVYLGGRLWNMDTGEISTPTHPVPNMATARGATVDGLIVAVKSDSIELWDAGRGRLFEFHPPGPGLRVGVTADTVLMMTQDGPATIALHRENAFARLCAISDRDFTRAELDDLPIGADSATPCRG; this is encoded by the coding sequence ATGGAATCGGGGAACGCTGGGGCCGGGCGTCCGGGCGCCACGGCTGTGCGGGTGTTCTCGGTGTCCGGAGAGGTCGTCGGGGCCGGGTTCGTCGTCGGTCCGGGATTGGTCGCGACCTGCGCTCATGTGATCGCCGACGCGAACGGCGCCGACCCGGAGGACGAGCGGATACCGGCCGGGCCGATCGAAATCGACTTCCCCTTGTTGCGCTCCGGAAAGCGTTCGATCGCACGGGTACGACGGTGGGTGCCGATCGACGCGGCCGGGGGTGGTGACATCGCGGTACTGGACGTCGCGGCGGCCGGTTCCCCTGCGGCACCGCCGTTCTGGCGTGCCGACGAACCCTGGGGCCGGGAATTCCGGATGCTCGGATTTCCCGAGGAGCACGACGACGGCGTCTGGGTCTCTGGTGAATTCCGCGCCCCGCAGGGCAGTGGCTGGCTGCAATTGCAGGCGGCGACCGGTGGCCAGCCGATCACGGCCGGATTCAGCGGTGCGGCGGTGTGGGATTCGAGTTCCGCGGCGGTGGTGGGCATGGCGGTGGCGTCGGATCGCCGCCGCTATACGCGCACCGCCTTCATGATTCCGATCGCCGAAGTGCTCGGGACCGATCCGACGCTGTTGCCCAATCCGTATCGCGGGCTGGAGCGTTTCGATGAGCACGACGCGCATCTGTTCTACGGACGCGACGCCGATATCGAGCGGGTACTCGCCGCTGCCGCGCGGCGGGCGGTCGTCGCCGTGGCAGGGCCGTCCGGCACGGGAAAGTCGTCACTGGTGAGCGCGGGCGTCATTCCGCGATTGCGGGAACAGGGCCTGCACATCGCGGCACTCCGCCTCGCCGGTGATCCGGCTCCGGCAGGCGCGGCGCCGAGTGCTTCGACAACACCTGCCGATCGGCAAGACGGCCTGTCCATGGCAGTGGCGGAAATCATCGAACATGGTGTGTCGCACCCTGATACATCATCGGAGTCGGTCGCCGATCTCGTCGTCCGCGTTCCCCCGCAGGGACTGGTGGTGTTCCCGGATCAGTTCGAGGACCTGGCCGCCACCGCGCCCGAACGCGCTCGGGCGGTGCTGCGGTGGCTGGTCGAATTCACCGAGGCGGCGGATCGGGCGGGCAAACGAGTCCGGGTGGTGCTGACCCTGCGCTGGGAGGCACTGAACGAACTGGTGGACGACGAACTCGCGCGGCTGCTCGACGGGGCGACGGTCGCACTGGCGCCGATGGGCCGTGCGCAGCTGCGGGAGGTGATTCGCGGCCCGGCCGGTCATGCCCCGGGAGTCGAAGTCGACGCGGATCTGGTGGAGCGCCTGGTCGAGGACACCGTCTCGGAACCGGGCGGACTGCCGCTGCTGGAATCGATGCTCACCGAATTGTGGGAGCACCGCGGCGGCGGCCGGCTGGCCCTTGCCGACTACGAGCGCGCCGGTCGCGCCGGCGGTTCGATCACCCGGCGGGCCGAACGCGCACTGGCCCAGTTCACCGACCCCGGCAGTGCGGCCGAGGCGTGGCGGTTGCTGCTGATGCTGGCGACGCCGACCAGGAGCGGTGGATTCGTGCGGGCGGTGGCGTCACTGTCGGATTTCCCGGAGTTGCGGGATATCGCGGGTCGTCTGGCGCGCGACCGGCTCGTCGTGGTGGGCCGCCGGCCCGACGGTACGGAAACCGCCGAACTGGCACATCAGGCGCTGGTCGACAACTGGCCGCGACTGCGCGAGCGGCTCGAGCGGGACCGCGACTTCCGTTCCTGGCAGCGGCATCTCGAAGACGAGCGACTGAAATGGGAAGCGGGACAGCGTGACAGCGGCGCATTGCTGCGTGGCAGTGCCCTGTCCACCGCCGAGGAGTGGCTCGCCGCCCGCACCGCGGACATTCCACAGGCCGACCGCCGGTACCTCGAGGCGAGCCGTCGGCTGCGGCGGCGGGAGGTGCGGCGCTTGCGCGCCGGTATCGCCGTGGTGGCGGTGCTGGCGCTGGTGGCCGCGACGACAGCCGTCGTGGCCTACCGCAGCGGCCGGCAGCGCGCCGAGCAGTTGCGGTTGTCGGCCGGGATCAGCTTGGCGCAGGAGTCGATCCGGATCGCCGATCGTGATCCGATCAAGGCGCTCCAGTACGCGCAAGCCGCGGAGCGCAACGCGCCGGGCCGCCCGGAGAGCGAGGCGGCGTTGCTGCGGCAACAGGTCTCCTGGTCGGGGGTGGCGTCGGTGACGCCGATCCCCTGGGGCGACCCCGACGTGTTCTCCACCGACCGTGCGGGAACGGTGTTCCTGCTGGTCGGGAAGGATCGTTCGGCGACGATCTGGACCGACGTGCTGACCGGTGATCCGCGGCCCTGGTCACTGCCGATTCCCGCATCGACGACCATCACGGCCGGTGCGGTCAGTGCCGACGGCAGCCGGGTCGCGCTGATCACCGGCTCCGGTGAGATCACCATGTGGTTGCCGCACAGCCGCCGGGGGCCCATTGCGGTCCGAGCCCCGGACGGTGCGACCAGTGCCTTCTCCACGATGGGGAAATTCTCGGCGGACGGGTCCCGGCTGGTGGTCACCTACGACCCCGATCGCGCCGAGAATTCACGGGCGAATCGGCCCGACCGGATCGAGGTATACGACACATCCGGCCCGCAACCGTCCCGTCTCGCGGCGTACTCCTCGCAAACGCCGACCGACTGGATACCCCGGTATGTCGACCGTTCGACCGTATGGTTCCGGGAACAGTCGCTGGCGTCCGGGGCCTCTAATGTCGTGCGCGACATAGCGACCGGCGCTGTCGTGCGCTCGTTGCCCAGCGGCAAACCCGGTTCGTCCGACGCGGTCTTCGGGTGCACGGTCGAACCCGCCGCCGACACCGCCGCCGACTTCGTGGTGTCGGACCCGGTGAGCGGTGAGGAGCGCACTCGACTTCGGGTGCCGTCCACTGTCTGCGACACCGTCGGCGCCGACCGGTCCGGTCGCTACGCCGTCATGACCGATCTGGAGGCGGGCGACGCATTCGGTCTGAGCTATGTGATCGACCTCCGATCCGGCGAAGTGTTCCGGTTCCAGCAGTTGCCGGCCACATCGAAGGACGGGTACTTCATCCGGCCCACCCCGGAGGGAGTCGAGGTCGACGTCATCTATCCCACCGGGCTGCTGCGATACCGGCCGATAGCCCGGGTCGACGACCTGAGTCAATTCCGGGAGCCGATCCCCACCAACATCATCTGGGCGCCCGGCGGCCACACCGCCCTGGCGCTGTATCCGATGGCGGCGGGCAAACGACGACTCGACGTGATACAGCTGCGGCCGGATCAGACCCGCAAGTCCCGCGCGGTGATCGGCACCGGGCCGGGCGAACTCGATCTGGGGGACGGGGACATCGCTTTCGCGTTCAGCCGCGACGGCCGCTACCTGTTCGCGGTGGGGCAGACCGACGAGTTGCGGGTGTACGAGACACAGGATCTCCGGCTGGTCCGCACCATGGCGTTGCCGGTGCCCGCCGAACTCGGCGCGGACGTGCCCCGAACGGGCAAGGACCTCATGGTGAACGACACCGACCCCGACGAGGTGGTGGCGTTTCATGCCGGGATCGTCACCCGGTGGCGGCCCAGTGACGGTGTGCTGCTGGGGAATCCGATACGAGTGTTCGAGGATGCCGGTGAGCTGCGTATGCTGGCCGAGATCGGCAAGGCGGTCCGGCGCTCCGACCGGACCGATCAGGTCGTCGTCACATCGCCTGAGGGCCTTGCGGTCTGGGATCTGCGCGATGGCCGCAGACTGCGGAGGTGGCGCCGGGACGCGATAACCCCGGTGCAGTCGTTGCTGTTCCCGGCCGGGAAGCCGGAGGTTTATCTCGGCGGGCGGCTCTGGAACATGGACACCGGGGAGATATCGACCCCGACCCATCCGGTCCCCAATATGGCCACGGCGCGGGGTGCCACGGTGGACGGACTGATAGTGGCGGTGAAATCGGATTCCATCGAGCTGTGGGACGCCGGGCGAGGGCGGCTGTTCGAGTTCCATCCGCCCGGCCCCGGACTACGGGTCGGGGTAACCGCGGACACCGTGTTGATGATGACGCAGGACGGACCGGCCACCATCGCCCTGCATCGGGAGAACGCATTCGCTCGCCTGTGTGCGATCAGCGACCGCGACTTCACCCGGGCCGAACTCGACGACCTGCCGATCGGCGCCGACAGCGCCACACCGTGCCGAGGCTGA
- a CDS encoding LuxR C-terminal-related transcriptional regulator — protein sequence MCSNRQPETIEFRARDLPAVTAGFVGREVELDMLLPLVMTPGRLVTLTGMGGIGKTQLAAEAVRRFRNATGIPVRWIRLAHLARDSGRAAIEAEIAGSGLGTDVPVGPAAGRRTHALLVLDNCEHVRSGVAAALPGLLDTMSGLTVLTTSREALGDDREQTIVVPPLSRSDALTLFRYGAALVGYPLENDWPQSASAICGHLHDNPLYIRLAAARLERRPLRSLLDGLNGEAGVDQRLRWYAASRVGADDRHHGIYAAIAWSYDLCGDEERLLFERMSVFAPGRIAPAGDAADIDAGSEAAAIEAVCADDADIDAARESAFATTRLHRGKIETLLEQLVRRSLVSVQRTPTGARYSLTESVRVFAQERLRERDAAAAGDPVRRHLRYYRNRVVDAAAQWFGPREDTLIRWLPSAWPDVRTAIRAGLGTPADAVLALEICAALQAVPVSPAPSLREVRQLTERAMAVAGSSAAAELRLRATAALAWTAVRQGLFEDAERLLEQCVVACDLEPDQARHWRDTAAIDIGLPAVVEFVWGCELWLVRRDGAAIGVLVRAREKFERNHEWGMAARCAVSAVAGTAQLRGPEQAERLVGPLRVRADAGKSRWTMAWADLSEAIALIERGDAPRATALIARAVSYLASVGDRRGVVWALTLRIRALAPSIAGIGPRRAAAAAEIARLSGIVGTVGTELGTDTRATADLVERTTAAVAVARDLLGAKAFAAAHARGARLRLDPDGLAHMLSGASGFDRSLRSNGHGRAADSRWNELSRSERHVALLAAAGWTNTAIAARRGTSVRTVHAQMAATLHKLMITSRRDIAEFVPVTQRLESLREAARPARSDSGRAGARGTHCHPE from the coding sequence ATGTGCTCGAACCGACAACCGGAAACGATCGAATTCCGCGCCCGCGATCTGCCCGCCGTGACCGCCGGCTTCGTCGGCCGCGAGGTGGAACTCGACATGCTGCTGCCGCTCGTGATGACGCCCGGGCGGCTGGTCACGCTGACGGGGATGGGTGGAATCGGGAAGACTCAGCTGGCCGCGGAGGCGGTCCGCCGATTCCGCAACGCCACCGGCATACCCGTGCGCTGGATCCGGCTCGCGCACCTGGCAAGGGACTCCGGCCGAGCGGCCATCGAAGCCGAGATCGCCGGTTCCGGGCTGGGGACGGATGTGCCGGTCGGTCCGGCCGCCGGTCGCCGCACGCATGCGCTGCTGGTCCTGGACAACTGCGAACATGTCCGCAGCGGTGTCGCCGCCGCGCTACCAGGCCTGCTGGACACGATGAGCGGGCTGACCGTGCTGACAACGAGTCGTGAGGCGCTCGGCGACGACCGGGAACAGACGATCGTCGTCCCGCCGTTGTCGCGGAGCGACGCACTGACCCTGTTTCGCTACGGAGCAGCGCTCGTCGGATACCCCCTGGAAAACGACTGGCCGCAGTCCGCGAGCGCCATTTGCGGACATCTGCACGACAACCCGCTCTATATCCGGTTGGCGGCAGCCCGTCTCGAGCGCCGGCCACTACGGTCCCTCCTGGACGGGCTGAACGGCGAAGCCGGAGTCGACCAGCGGCTACGGTGGTACGCGGCGTCGCGCGTGGGTGCCGATGACCGGCATCACGGCATCTACGCGGCGATCGCATGGTCGTACGATTTGTGCGGTGACGAGGAGCGGCTGCTGTTCGAACGCATGTCGGTATTCGCACCGGGTCGCATCGCCCCCGCCGGGGACGCCGCCGACATCGACGCAGGCAGCGAAGCGGCCGCGATCGAGGCCGTCTGCGCTGATGACGCAGATATCGATGCGGCGCGTGAATCGGCTTTCGCCACTACCCGATTGCACCGCGGCAAGATCGAAACTCTGCTGGAACAGTTGGTGCGCCGATCATTGGTCTCGGTGCAGCGCACGCCGACTGGTGCGCGGTATTCGCTGACGGAAAGCGTCCGGGTGTTCGCGCAGGAGCGACTTCGGGAACGCGACGCCGCTGCCGCCGGCGATCCGGTGCGACGGCATCTGCGGTACTACCGGAACAGGGTCGTCGATGCCGCGGCGCAGTGGTTCGGCCCGCGCGAAGACACCCTGATCAGGTGGCTCCCGTCCGCGTGGCCCGATGTGCGGACGGCGATCCGGGCCGGCCTCGGCACACCCGCCGATGCCGTGCTGGCCCTGGAAATCTGCGCGGCTCTGCAGGCCGTGCCCGTCTCGCCCGCGCCCTCGTTGCGGGAGGTACGGCAGTTGACCGAGCGCGCCATGGCCGTTGCGGGATCGTCCGCAGCCGCCGAGCTGCGGTTGCGCGCCACCGCCGCGCTGGCGTGGACCGCTGTCCGGCAGGGTTTGTTCGAGGACGCCGAACGGTTGCTGGAACAGTGTGTCGTCGCGTGTGATCTCGAGCCCGATCAAGCGCGGCATTGGCGAGACACCGCAGCCATCGATATCGGGCTGCCCGCGGTCGTCGAGTTCGTGTGGGGGTGCGAACTGTGGCTGGTCCGGCGCGACGGCGCGGCGATCGGAGTGCTCGTCCGCGCCCGGGAAAAGTTCGAGCGGAACCACGAGTGGGGCATGGCGGCCAGGTGCGCGGTATCGGCTGTCGCGGGGACCGCACAGCTGCGCGGACCAGAGCAGGCCGAACGTCTCGTCGGCCCGCTGCGCGTCCGGGCAGACGCGGGAAAGTCCCGCTGGACGATGGCGTGGGCCGACCTATCCGAGGCCATCGCGCTGATCGAGCGCGGTGACGCTCCCCGGGCAACCGCACTCATCGCTCGCGCGGTGTCGTACCTGGCGTCGGTCGGTGATCGGCGGGGCGTCGTGTGGGCCCTGACGCTGCGTATCCGGGCGCTCGCGCCGAGCATCGCCGGTATCGGCCCGCGCCGTGCCGCCGCCGCCGCGGAGATCGCCCGATTGTCCGGCATCGTCGGTACGGTCGGCACCGAACTCGGGACGGATACCCGAGCGACCGCGGATCTCGTCGAACGGACCACTGCCGCCGTCGCGGTCGCCCGAGATCTGCTCGGGGCAAAGGCATTCGCCGCCGCCCATGCCCGAGGCGCGCGACTGCGCCTGGATCCCGACGGGCTCGCACACATGCTGTCGGGGGCAAGCGGATTCGACCGGAGCCTGCGCTCGAATGGGCATGGCCGTGCGGCGGATTCGCGATGGAACGAGTTGTCGCGGTCCGAGCGGCACGTGGCCCTGCTCGCTGCCGCCGGATGGACGAATACCGCGATCGCCGCACGGCGCGGCACCTCGGTCCGCACCGTGCACGCGCAGATGGCCGCGACCCTGCACAAACTGATGATCACTTCCCGTCGCGACATCGCCGAATTCGTTCCGGTCACGCAGCGATTGGAAAGCCTGCGGGAAGCCGCGCGCCCGGCACGAAGCGACTCCGGCCGAGCCGGAGCCCGAGGTACGCACTGTCATCCGGAATGA